ATCCCCGAACCGCATCAGTTCGCGGCCACCTTCAATTTGTCGGATGATGCCACCATAGCTGCCGACCATGAACGCGCTGCTATCGGGATTGAAGCTGAAGCGAGCGGGGTCTTTCTCGGGGCGAAAGGTGTCGTCAGCACCCCGAGTGAGATAGGTGCGGAAGGTTCCCTTCTCGAACGTAAAGCGGCCCGCTTCTTCGCCACTGGGCAACTTCCAGATGACGACGTCGCCATTGTCCTGGCAACCCGCGGCGAGGTACTTGCCGTCGGGCGAGAAGAACGGATGAGCAATCCCCTTCACGCCTGTTTGCAAACGCGTTTGGGGTGTGAGATTGACCAGATCCCAGATCAGCACATTGCCGCCATCGTGGCCGGTGGCGAGGTGGACAGTATCCGGGGCAATCGCCACTCGAAAAAAGGGCTGAGTCAATGGCTGCGAGGTTTGGACTAACTTGCCGGTCGCGATTTCACATTTGCGAATCAGGTATTGGTCTGGCCCCTCTTTCTGCGTTTCGCGGCAGACGCCAATGAGGGACGTGCCATCGAGCGGGAACGCCACGCTGACGCAGCCGCCGAGGGGTTTGATCTGGTGCTCTTTGCTCCAGTCGTTCCGGTCGTAGATCACACACTTGCTGCGACTGACGACGGCCAGTTTTTCGCCGTCGGCCGAAAACTCGAAGGCATGGCAGCGGTCGAGCACTTTCACCACTCGGCCGCTGGTGGCGTCCCACAAGCGAACCTCGTGCATCGGCACTCCATCGGGAGTGGCGAACAAGCGGGCAGCAGCGAGCAAGGTGCCATCGGGCGAAAAGGCGAGTTGGGTCAGGTCGCCAAACATTTCCATGCGAGCGAGGCGCTTGCCCGTTCCCACATCCCAAATGGCGACGACCGCGCACTTGCGAACATCGGGGTGAGGCCGCGGCGGAAAGCTGCCATCGGACATGCCGGAGCAACCAGTGGCCACGACGGTGCCACTGGGCGAAAACGCGACCGTTTGCGGGTCGCGCACCGGCACGAACGGGGCTGCGAATACTTGGAGTGTAGTACAGCCAAGTAAGGCAACAGAGAGAAGTATGGTTCGCATGGCGCGAGATGCCTGGCGGTGTTGGCTATGGAGGAAGGAACCGAACCGAATCGGCAACTCCCAGAATACCGTAACGGGCCGGTGATGACGAACAGTTTCCGGCGGATGCGTGCGGAGAAGTTGGGTTGTTTGAGGTTGACTAGGCGGATCCATTCAGCCCAGGTGCTGCGGTTGGGTGGGCCTCACCTCAACTACTTCCAGCGAGACTGGGGAGCCGATCGTGCGATTCGCCCCACTCTACCCACGAATGATCGCCGCCAGTGCGCGCGTGAACGATTCCATCGCGCGCCAAGGTGTGACCTAAACTTGCCGGGAACAGGTCTGCATGCCTGCGCAACGTAGCGATTATGTCGATTACAACCAAGCCAACGACGACCGACTTTCAAGCTGCCGATCGCAGCTTGCAGAACCGGCGCGTGCTGATCGCGCCCCTCTGCCTTTGCCTGGTTGCCGCGCTGCATGGGTACCGCGTGATGACGCTTGGCCAAACGCCCTGGAAAGGGGGCGGCTTCGGCATGTTCTCGACCATCGATGGCGAGAATGCCCGCTCTGTCCGCTGCTGGCTGGTCACCGAGCAAGGCGAGCGGGCCCTGGAGTTGCCCGCCGAACTGACCAAGCGGGCCGACGAACTGCGCGCCGCGCCGAGTCAGGATTCCCTGCAATACCTGGCCACTCGGCTGAGCAAGCGGCAATGGATCGATCCCGTTCTGGCCCACGAGCAACTGGCTGCCCTCCTGCAAGCTGAGCCACCCGGCCAACCACTGACGGCCATCCGCCTGCACGAACTGCGGCAACAGAAACTGGCCGTCATCGACTTGGCCACAAAATCAGCCCGCACAACTCCGCTCACTTCTCTGCCACGCGGCGCAGAAAGTTCATCGGCAGTTCCCTTCAGGGCGGTGCGCGTCGAGTTGTGGAAGTACAGCATGCCCGCAGGAACCAACAATCTCGAAAACAAGCTGCTCCTTTCGGCCACAAAATT
Above is a window of Anatilimnocola aggregata DNA encoding:
- a CDS encoding WD40 repeat domain-containing protein, giving the protein MRTILLSVALLGCTTLQVFAAPFVPVRDPQTVAFSPSGTVVATGCSGMSDGSFPPRPHPDVRKCAVVAIWDVGTGKRLARMEMFGDLTQLAFSPDGTLLAAARLFATPDGVPMHEVRLWDATSGRVVKVLDRCHAFEFSADGEKLAVVSRSKCVIYDRNDWSKEHQIKPLGGCVSVAFPLDGTSLIGVCRETQKEGPDQYLIRKCEIATGKLVQTSQPLTQPFFRVAIAPDTVHLATGHDGGNVLIWDLVNLTPQTRLQTGVKGIAHPFFSPDGKYLAAGCQDNGDVVIWKLPSGEEAGRFTFEKGTFRTYLTRGADDTFRPEKDPARFSFNPDSSAFMVGSYGGIIRQIEGGRELMRFGD